The following proteins are encoded in a genomic region of Zea mays cultivar B73 chromosome 9, Zm-B73-REFERENCE-NAM-5.0, whole genome shotgun sequence:
- the LOC109942454 gene encoding premnaspirodiene oxygenase has translation MDGYIYQSLFLSVLAVVLLQLVKMALKPRPRLPPGSWKLPVIGSMHHLVNVLPHRALRDLADVHGPLMMLQLGQTPLVVASSKETARAVLRTHDTNFATRPKLLAGEIVGYEWVDILFAPSGDYWRKLSQLCAAEILSPKRVLSFRHIREEEVMLRVEEIRSAGPATPVNLSVMFHSITNSVVSRAAFGKKRKNAAEFLAATKAVVGLSIPFSTSVFSGFNVPDLFPTWTTVLAKLTGMTRSLKEIHKTVDTILEEIIEERKCFGFQLTNSIIKAIILDMFAGGTGTSGSAMEWGMSELMRNPPVMKKMQALIREAFRGKTAVTEGDLQASNLQYLKLVIKEALRLHPPAPLLVPRESIEECELDGYTIPAKSRVIINAWAIGRDPKYWDDAGEFKPEWFEDGSQDFTGSSYEFLPFGSSRRMCPSFNYGLASMELVFVGLLYHFDWSLPEGVKDIDMGEAPGLGVRRRTPLMLCASPFVPVPA, from the exons ATGGACGGGTACATCTACCAGTCGCTCTTCCTCTCCGTCCTTGCTGTGGTACTGCTGCAGCTGGTGAAGATGGCCCTCAAGCCGAGGCCACGGCTGCCGCCAGGGTCTTGGAAGCTGCCCGTCATCGGCAGCATGCACCACCTCGTGAACGTGCTGCCGCACCGGGCGCTGCGGGACCTGGCGGACGTCCACGGCCCGCTCATGATGCTGCAGCTCGGCCAGACGCCGCTCGTCGTCGCCTCTTCCAAGGAGACGGCGCGCGCCGTGCTCAGGACGCACGACACCAACTTCGCCACACGCCCCAAGCTCCTCGCCGGCGAGATCGTCGGCTATGAGTGGGTCGACATCCTCTTCGCCCCCTCCGGCGACTACTGGCGCAAGCTCAGCCAGCTCTGCGCCGCCGAGATCCTGAGCCCCAAGCGCGTGCTCTCGTTTCGTCACATCCGGGAGGAGGAG GTGATGCTGCGGGTGGAGGAGATCCGCTCGGCGGGCCCGGCGACGCCAGTGAACCTGAGCGTGATGTTCCACAGCATCACAAACAGCGTCGTGTCCCGGGCCGCGTTCGGGAAGAAGCGGAAGAACGCGGCGGAGTTCCTGGCGGCGACCAAAGCCGTCGTCGGCCTATCAATA cctttttctactagtgtgTTCAGCGGTTTCAACGTCCCGGACTTGTTCCCGACGTGGACCACCGTCCTGGCCAAGCTCACCGGCATGACGCGCAGCCTCAAGGAGATCCACAAGACGGTGGACACCATCCTCGAGGAAATTATTGAGGAGCGCAAGTGCTTCGGCTTCCAACTTACCAACAGCATCATCAAGGCCATCATACTG GACATGTTCGCGGGCGGGACGGGGACGTCGGGGTCGGCCATGGAGTGGGGGATGTCGGAGCTGATGCGGAACCCGCCGGTGATGAAGAAGATGCAGGCGCTGATCAGGGAGGCGTTCCGTGGGAAGACAGCTGTGACGGAGGGCGACCTGCAGGCGAGCAACCTCCAGTACCTGAAGCTGGTGATCAAAGAGGCCCTCCGGCTGCATCCGCCGGCACCGCTGCTGGTGCCCCGGGAGAGCATCGAGGAGTGCGAGCTGGACGGGTACACGATCCCAGCCAAGTCACGGGTCATCATCAACGCGTGGGCCATCGGCCGCGACCCCAAGTATTGGGACGACGCCGGCGAGTTCAAGCCGGAGTGGTTCGAGGACGGCTCCCAAGACTTCACGGGCAGCAGCTACGAGTTCTTGCCCTTCGGCTCCAGCCGCAGGATGTGCCCCAGCTTCAACTACGGCCTCGCAAGCATGGAGCTCGTCTTCGTCGGCCTGCTCTACCACTTCGACTGGTCGCTGCCCGAGGGCGTCAAGGATATTGACATGGGGGAGGCGCCTGGACTCGGCGTACGCCGCCGCACGCCGCTAATGCTTTGCGCCAGCCCGTTCGTCCCGGTCCCCGCCTAG